In the genome of Apodemus sylvaticus chromosome 2, mApoSyl1.1, whole genome shotgun sequence, one region contains:
- the LOC127677283 gene encoding disks large homolog 5-like → MFARLRKLFGRARVDGRETRERRKETALSSESNEGRRSWSWGMRRAGRQTSYPETVLSKKQAKKEEEKLTTELQLVTQEKNDVNDRLISITEGAMKKRTFQRLNPMYEQLKLKEKEIKSFLHNLEMEKIEAGENIQDLKKEINFYSNLHSRLLIEKMLVKKRRVMLMRESKEVLLDWSLIEKYLVGLNMNDKDKHEKTSNLQTQHQVPEMVARAEISTDQDERLMQNDFPPQEPPAEHHPQQPHNFLDESSST, encoded by the exons ATGTTTGCCCGACTGAGAAAACTTTTTGGGAGAGCGAGGGTAGAtgggagagagactagagagaggaggaaggaaactgccctttcttctgagagtaatgaaggacGAAGGAGCTGGTCTTGGGGAATGCGGA gggctggcaggcagacatcatACCCTGAAACTGTcctaagcaagaagcaggccaagaaggaagaggagaagctgaCCACAGAGCTGCAGCTCGTTACCCAGGAGAAAAACGATGTGAATGATCGCCTGATCTCCatcacagagggagccatgaaaAAGAG GACCTTCCAGAGGCTGAATCCAATGTATGAGCAATtgaagttaaaggagaaggagatcAAGTCATTTCTTCACAACTTAGAGATGGAGAAGATTGAGGCCGGAGAGAACATCCAGGATCTCAAGAAGGAGATTAACTTCTATAG CAACCTGCATAGCCGGCTCCTCATAGAGAAGATGCTTGTGAAGAAGAGAAGGGTCATGCTGATGCGGGAGAGCAAGGAAGTACTTCTTGACTGGTCTCTCATAGAGAAATACTTGGTTGGCTTGAACATGAATGATAAAGACAAACATGAGAAGACCAGCAACCTCCAAACCCAACATCAG gtCCCAGAAATGGtagcaagagctgaaatttccacagaCCAGGATGAGCGCCTCATGCAGAATGATTTTCCACCTCAGGAGCCCCCTGCAGAGCACCATCCTCAACAACCACATAATTTCTTGGATGAATCTTCCTCTACATAA